The window CATATTCTCGCGCAATAAAGAACCTGTTGAAGATTCCGGAAGAGGTCTATCGAGGGAGTCACAGCACGCCGAACACGTTCGCCAGTGCGACCCCCAGCACGGCGGCGAAGCCGAAGTGCAACGCCACGAGCGGCGCGGTCGACCGGGTGCGGAGTCGGTAGACCGTACTGATAGCGATGCCATCCGCGACCAGCGTGGCGGCGATGGTGACCCCCGCCAGCAGCGAGGGGCCGACGCCGAACGCGCCGCCCGCGACGCCGTACTGCTGGAGGAGGATGGAGACGGCGGCAGGGAGGGCCGCGGCGGTGGCGGCCTTCTGCGAGGGCACGTCCCCGATGAAGAACGTGGCCGCGAGATGGAGCGTGAACGCGTAGAACAGCCACGTCAGCAGGAAGGTGACGATGACAGCGAGTGGGCCGCCGCCGGTGACCGACTGGAGCGGCACGGGCGCGATGGGACCGGCCATACCCCTGCTGGGTGCTCGTGGCGCATGTAGCCTCCGGACTCGGATGTACGTGGGGACGGGAGATGCGCGGGCCGAAGACGCGAGCTGTGGCGACGGCGGCGGCTACACGGCTCGGGAGACGGAAAGAGAACAGGAGAGAGAACCGTCGGTTCGTCCGGCGTCTTACCCGTCCAGCAGGCCGAGCTTGTCGAGTTCGGAGACGATCTTGTCGACGGCGTGCTCGGCGTCCTCGGGCTGCTTGCCGCCCGTGATG of the Haloglomus salinum genome contains:
- a CDS encoding DUF7473 family protein, with the protein product MAGPIAPVPLQSVTGGGPLAVIVTFLLTWLFYAFTLHLAATFFIGDVPSQKAATAAALPAAVSILLQQYGVAGGAFGVGPSLLAGVTIAATLVADGIAISTVYRLRTRSTAPLVALHFGFAAVLGVALANVFGVL